The window AGGCTACAACCGCCTGGACAATATGCTCAACGCCTACCAGATGGGTGCTGTGGACATTCTCTACAAACCCTATGACGTGTCACAGCTTCTGGAGCTTTGCGCTAAGGTTTTGAAGAAATAATCTAACGGAGGACGATATGACAATAAACGTTAAAAAGATCCTGTATCCTACAGATTTCTCCGACCCGTCGGCATATGCGCTCAACTATGCGGCGGAGATGGCAAAACTTTTCGATGCGGAGCTTGAGCTTCTGCACGTTATGCTGGATGAAAGCCAGCTGGTATCCTTTTATCTGCCCCAGATAACCGTGCAGAACCTCGCAAAGGATATGGAGGACGGAGCTACAGCCAAACTTAAGGATTTCATAGCGAACGCAGAGGTTCTTAAGGGCGTGAAGTATAAATATACCATGACGAAAGGTATTGCTGACGAGGAGATAGTGCGCGCGGCGCAGGCCTCAGGTGCAGACCTTATAGTGATCGGAACACACGGACGCACAGGGTTCGAGCATGTTCTTTTCGGCTCAACGGCCGAAAAAGTTGTGCGCAAGGCTCCCTGTCCTGTGCTCACCGTCAGAAAGAAAGAGGAAGATTAATCTGCGGGGCGGCTTCGGCCGCCCTTTTTTTGCCCGTCGGCTGTTCCAGCTTTTCAAACCATTATCTGCTCTCTTTGTGTTGTCTTAACTTAAAAAACATGGATTTTCCTGCAATGATTGTTTATAAATGTATCCGGACACGACATGCGTGCATTTGGGGAGGACAAATGAGCACACCTGACACCAGTATGAAAAAGGTACTTGTCCGCAGTCTGATCACAATAGTGATCGTATTTGTTGCGGCATGGAGCTTTAACCTTTTTTATGAAGGCAATAAGACAAGACTTCTGAAAAAATTCGATACCGATGCTGAAGCGAACAGCGCACTTAAGCCGTTCCATCTGGAGCACTTTAAGGCGAACCTGGACTGCGGAGCCTGCCACGAGGGCGGGGTTCAGCATGAACAGCCCCTGAAGAAGACGAAAGAGGCGGTCTGCTTCACATGCCACGATAAGATCAGACAGGCTCAGGCAGTTCCGGCCAACGACGACTGCAAAGCCTGCCACACAAAACAAGTTAAAAGAAAGTGAGGAATAATATGATAGACGCAAGAGGATTAGCCTGCCCCCAGCCTGTTCTGCTTATGAAAGCGGAGCTTGAAAAAACAGCCGAAGGTGTTGTCTCGATAACTGTAGACAACAAAGGCTCAAGTATAAATGTTAAAAACTTCTGTGAGGCCAACGGCTGCACAGTGACCGTGACCGAGCTTGCGGACGGCTGTTTCCGCATAGATGCCGCAAAGGGCTACGACTGCGATGTTGCGGAGAAGAAAGCTGTATCCGACACAGTTGTGTTTGTAACAGGCGAGTGCATAGGCAGCGAAGAGCCGGAACTGGGTAAAATGCTGATGAAGGGCTTTCTGGCAAACCTTAAGAACGTGGAAAACCTGCCCAAAACGGTTATCTTCGTTAACAACAGCGTGCGCCTTGTAACTCTGAACCTCGAAGTTGCCGAAACTGTTAAGGAGCTTGAGGACAAAGGTGTGGAAATCCTTGCGTGCGGAGCATGTCTTAACTATTTTAATCTTGTTGACGAGCTTAAGGTCGGCAGTGTGACTGACGGTCATACAGTTGCAAACAAGCTCTTCAATGCAGGAAAAGTAGTAAGACTGTAAAAGGACAAATCATTGTTCCCATTGTCTGATTCGTTTAAAACCGGAATATTCCCAGTGGTCACACTGGGCATAATACTCATTAATGTGTTTGTGTTCTGGATCATGTATATGGGTGTGAACGCACAGCCCAACTATTTCATAGGCCACTACGGACTGATACCCCGTGAGCTTTTCATGCCTTCGGAGGTTCTGCCTTTTTCTGAAAAGATGCAGTCTGTGATAGCTCACATGTTCATGCACGGCGGCTTTATGCACATCTTCGGCAACATGTATTTCCTGTATATTTTCGGGGATAACGTTGAGGAGCGGATGGGGCATTTCGGCTTTGCTCTGATGTATCTGGTTTTCGGTCTGGCTGCCGCCGGGGTTCAGGTGTTCACCGACCCCGCATCGGGTATCCCCATGGTGGGTGCCAGCGGTGCTCTGGCGGGAGTTATGGGTGCGTACTGGGTCTTTTTTCCCAGATCACACATACGGACGCTGATCCTTTTTCCGTTCAGCGTTATAAACATTCCGGCGTTCATCTATCTGTTTCTGTGGCTGGGGCTGCAGTTTTTCGGACTGTTGGGCGGCGGATCCAGCATAGCGTTCATGGCGCATATCGGCGGTTTTTTGGCGGGAGTTCTTTCCGCATTGATATATAAAAGCGTGGGCACTGCGCCCCGAAGAAGATACCAGCGGTATTGATTAATAAAAGGAGTGACATTATGTGTCTCGGTTTTCCCGGTAAAATAGTTGAAATGGACGAATATTCCGCAGTAGTGGACATTGCAGGCACAAAGAGGGATGTGTCGATAATGATGCTTCCCGATGAGGTCGTCGTCGGCGACTGGGTAATGGTTCATGCGGGAATGGCGCTGGCGAGGATGGACGAGGAGGATGCTCACGCAACTCTGGAAGCCCTTGCCATGCTGGCGGAGGAAATGGACAGGATGGATGCGGATGAAACTAATTGAGGGATTCAGAGATAAGGACATCTGCGCCGCTCTGATAAAGCAGATAGAGAAAGAGGCCACAGGCCGCTACAGGTTCATGGAGGTCTGCGGAAGCCACACTATGGCCATCGCAAGATTCGGCATAAAGAGCATTCTGCCTGAGAACATCGAACTGGTTTCAGGCCCCGGATGCCCCGTCTGCGTCACGCCCCAGTGCGAGATAGACGGAATTTTCAAGCTGGTGGAGCAGGGAGCGGTCATAACCACTTTCGGCGACATGATGAAGGTTCCAGGCAGTCAGGGTCAGAACCTTCAGGAGCTTAAAAGCGCCGGAGCGGATATCCGCATAGTCTTTTCACCTCTTGATGCCATAAAGGTTGCGAAGGAGACGGGCAAAGAGACCGTGTTCATCGGAATCGGTTTCGAGACCACAGCCCCCGCAGTTGCGGCGGTTGCTCTGTCTGCGAAACAGCAGGGGGTAAAGAACGTATCAGTGACTCCCTATAACAAAACGATGCCCGAGGTTCTTGGAATCCTTCTGGACGATGAGAATCTTAACATACAGGGTTTTGTGTGCCCCGGTCACGTCACCGTGGTCACGGGAACCTCTCTCTATACACCCATGGCGGAGCACGGAATGGCGGCTGTCATAACCGGATTCGAGCCTGTGGACGTTCTGACATCCGTCCTTGAGATGGTTCGTCAGGTGAACAGCGGAAAATTCGAGGTCAAAAACATGTACGGCAGGGTCGTTTCCGAAAAGGGAAACGAAAAGGCTCAGAACATCCTGAACACCGTATATGAAAAGGCCGGATGCTGGTGGAGAGGAATCGGCTGGATAGATAACAGCGGTCTGGCTTTCAGACCGGAATATAAAGAATATGATGCGTTCCACAAGTTCGGCATCAGCCTTGAAGGCGAAAAGGAAACCCCCGGATGCAGATGCGGAGAGGTTCTGAAAGGCTACATAAAGGCCAGCGACTGCCCGCTCTTCGGAAGCGCATGTACGCCCGAAAGCCCTGTCGGTCCCTGCATGGTATCCTCGGAAGGTGCCTGCGCCGCAGTTTATAAATACGGAGAATAGAAATACTACACGGAAATATAATCGGGCTTAAGCCACAGCAGATCAAAAGACTTGAAAACCTCTACGGCCGCAAGGCGGGAACAAGTGAGGTCATTCAGCCGGAACTGGCAAAGGCCATGTGCTCCATCTCAATGGAGATAAACAGGCAGGTGGGGGTTCTGGCAGACAGAAAGGGTGCGGTTGAATTTGTCATAGTGGGCGACACCCACGGGCTGTTCATACCGTCACTGTCACGTTTCCGGCTTGTGCCGGGAAATCTGCGGGGGATAAGGCTTCTGCATACCCACCTCTACCGTGAGAACATCACGGACGACGACATAACCGACCTCGCCCTTCTGCGTCTGGACAGCGTTACCGCTGTTTACTTCGACCCGCAGGGCAACCCCAACGGAATGAAGACCGCACACCTTCTGCCGCCGGATGCGGAGAGCATGTACGCATATCTCCCCGACACCGACGTTCACAGGCAGAAGACCGACTATGAACACTTCATAGCCGAACTGGACAGCGAGATAGCCTCCAAGACCAAAAAGCTCCACAGGATAAAGGACAAGCCCTATGCCCTGCTGGTCGGCTGCTACAGGTCGAAGAACTACGGCGAGGACAACATGGCGGAGCTGAAAGAGCTTGCCAGAAGTGCGGAGATGGAGATAACCGATACGGTTATTCAGGTTAAGGATCAGATACATCCGAAATTCGTCATAGGTTCGGGCAAGCTTAAGGACATAGTCATAAAGGCTATGCAGACGGGAGCGGAGTTCCTTGTGTTCGATAACCCGCTGACCCCTGCCCAGTCACGATCCATAGCGGACTTCACCGACCTTAAGATAATAGACCGGCCTCAGCTCATTCTGGATATCTTTGCCAAACGGGCGAAGACAGGGGAGGGGAAGATACGGGTGGAACTGGCGCAGATGAAATATCTGCTGCCCAGACTCACTGCCAAGGACGATGCTCTCTCCAGACTTACGGGCGGGATCGGCGGAAGAGGACCCGGAAACACTAAACTTGAGATAGACAAAAGGCGTGTCAACGAAAGGATAGCCTTCCTTTCGGACAAGCTGAGACAGATAGAGAAGAACAGGGTGACAATGCGCAAGGGCAGAAGCAGGAACGAACTGCCTGTTGTGTCCATCATAGGCTACACCAACGCAGGCAAGTCCACTCTGCTGAACACACTGACCCGAAGCGATGTCTATGCGGACAACCTTATGTTTGCCACTCTGGACACAAGCTCGAAGAGGATAAGATTTCCGGAGGAGAAGGATGTGATCATCACCGACACGGTGGGTTTCATCCGTGACCTGCCGGAAAATCTGAAAGGTGCGTTCAAATCGACCCTTGAGGAACTGGCCGAGGCCGACCTTCTGGTGCACGTTCTGGATGTCGCCTCCGAAGGATTTGAGTCAAGAGTACGTTCCGTTGAACTTATTCTGGCCGAACTCGGTCTTAGTGACAGTGATAAGATTCTGGTTCTGAACAAGATAGACCTGCTCGAAGATTTTGAGCGTGAATATCTGTCCACAGGTATGGTTCCGGAGGGTGAGCAGCCGGAAAAATATTCCAGAATTTTCGATGTTGAAAATTTAATACAAAGGTATAATAAGGTATGTCTTGTGAGCGCCACGGACAGAAAGACTTTCCGTGAGCTGCTGGAGATGATCAGGCTTTCCCTTTTTTCCGGTGGAAAAGAGGTGGATATTGATATTGAGGGCTATTTCGGGCTGAGGGAATATGACGGAAACACTGACACCTTCTGAGATTATACAGTTTCGGGCGGAATGCTACCGGAATCTGGACGGGCGGGGAGTTTTCAGTCTTTATTCGGAGCGGAGCGAACTTTGCAGATTTTTCAGCGAAGAATCCTTTCACGACCATTTTTCCAGACAGACCGCAGGGTCAACACATGCGGGTGTTAAAATAGTGTCGGAACAGTGCAAAGGCGGTCTGGCCGAGGTCAAATATATCGAATATATCCATGAAGGGGCACTGCTTGTGTCCTACTATTCCAAAACTGCTCTGGTGACCGAAGACGGTCAGTGGAAGATTCTGCGGGAATCCAGAGAGATGCGGAAAAACGCCATAACCACCTGATAAAAAAAATTTACTTTTATGTCAAATAGTGCTTGATAAATTAGCGGGAATATTTTATAAGTAATCCCTGCTTACACGGAGGAGTGTCCGAGTCTGGCTTAAGGAGGCGGTCTTGAAAACCGTTGAGCGTGTGAGCGTTCCGTGGGTTCGAATCCTACCTCCTCCGTTTTTTACATGTTCTCTTGGGAGTGGTGGCCGAGCTAGGCCGAAGGCGCTCGCCTGCTAAGCGAGTATACGGCATTAAACCGTATCGAGGGTTCAAATCCCTCCCACTCCGTATCACTTCTAAAAAAAGAGGATGCCATGAAAAAAATAATCACAATGTTTATTGCTTCAGTATTCGCATTTTCCTGTTCTCAGGGCGTTGTCGACAAAGACAAAGCGAAAGAGCAGGCTCCCGCTGCAACAGAGCAGACGGCTGATCCCCATGCAGGTCAGGCAGCTGCCGACCCCCATGCCGGCGCTGAAAAGCCTAAAGAAAGAAAAGTTAACGTTCCCAAA of the Seleniivibrio woodruffii genome contains:
- a CDS encoding universal stress protein; this translates as MTINVKKILYPTDFSDPSAYALNYAAEMAKLFDAELELLHVMLDESQLVSFYLPQITVQNLAKDMEDGATAKLKDFIANAEVLKGVKYKYTMTKGIADEEIVRAAQASGADLIVIGTHGRTGFEHVLFGSTAEKVVRKAPCPVLTVRKKEED
- a CDS encoding cytochrome c3 family protein, yielding MSTPDTSMKKVLVRSLITIVIVFVAAWSFNLFYEGNKTRLLKKFDTDAEANSALKPFHLEHFKANLDCGACHEGGVQHEQPLKKTKEAVCFTCHDKIRQAQAVPANDDCKACHTKQVKRK
- the yedF gene encoding sulfurtransferase-like selenium metabolism protein YedF; translation: MIDARGLACPQPVLLMKAELEKTAEGVVSITVDNKGSSINVKNFCEANGCTVTVTELADGCFRIDAAKGYDCDVAEKKAVSDTVVFVTGECIGSEEPELGKMLMKGFLANLKNVENLPKTVIFVNNSVRLVTLNLEVAETVKELEDKGVEILACGACLNYFNLVDELKVGSVTDGHTVANKLFNAGKVVRL
- a CDS encoding rhomboid family intramembrane serine protease codes for the protein MSDSFKTGIFPVVTLGIILINVFVFWIMYMGVNAQPNYFIGHYGLIPRELFMPSEVLPFSEKMQSVIAHMFMHGGFMHIFGNMYFLYIFGDNVEERMGHFGFALMYLVFGLAAAGVQVFTDPASGIPMVGASGALAGVMGAYWVFFPRSHIRTLILFPFSVINIPAFIYLFLWLGLQFFGLLGGGSSIAFMAHIGGFLAGVLSALIYKSVGTAPRRRYQRY
- a CDS encoding HypC/HybG/HupF family hydrogenase formation chaperone, with the translated sequence MCLGFPGKIVEMDEYSAVVDIAGTKRDVSIMMLPDEVVVGDWVMVHAGMALARMDEEDAHATLEALAMLAEEMDRMDADETN
- the hypD gene encoding hydrogenase formation protein HypD, with product MKLIEGFRDKDICAALIKQIEKEATGRYRFMEVCGSHTMAIARFGIKSILPENIELVSGPGCPVCVTPQCEIDGIFKLVEQGAVITTFGDMMKVPGSQGQNLQELKSAGADIRIVFSPLDAIKVAKETGKETVFIGIGFETTAPAVAAVALSAKQQGVKNVSVTPYNKTMPEVLGILLDDENLNIQGFVCPGHVTVVTGTSLYTPMAEHGMAAVITGFEPVDVLTSVLEMVRQVNSGKFEVKNMYGRVVSEKGNEKAQNILNTVYEKAGCWWRGIGWIDNSGLAFRPEYKEYDAFHKFGISLEGEKETPGCRCGEVLKGYIKASDCPLFGSACTPESPVGPCMVSSEGACAAVYKYGE
- the hflX gene encoding GTPase HflX produces the protein MCSISMEINRQVGVLADRKGAVEFVIVGDTHGLFIPSLSRFRLVPGNLRGIRLLHTHLYRENITDDDITDLALLRLDSVTAVYFDPQGNPNGMKTAHLLPPDAESMYAYLPDTDVHRQKTDYEHFIAELDSEIASKTKKLHRIKDKPYALLVGCYRSKNYGEDNMAELKELARSAEMEITDTVIQVKDQIHPKFVIGSGKLKDIVIKAMQTGAEFLVFDNPLTPAQSRSIADFTDLKIIDRPQLILDIFAKRAKTGEGKIRVELAQMKYLLPRLTAKDDALSRLTGGIGGRGPGNTKLEIDKRRVNERIAFLSDKLRQIEKNRVTMRKGRSRNELPVVSIIGYTNAGKSTLLNTLTRSDVYADNLMFATLDTSSKRIRFPEEKDVIITDTVGFIRDLPENLKGAFKSTLEELAEADLLVHVLDVASEGFESRVRSVELILAELGLSDSDKILVLNKIDLLEDFEREYLSTGMVPEGEQPEKYSRIFDVENLIQRYNKVCLVSATDRKTFRELLEMIRLSLFSGGKEVDIDIEGYFGLREYDGNTDTF